A region of Pleionea litopenaei DNA encodes the following proteins:
- a CDS encoding HPr family phosphocarrier protein produces MIKQHCTIINAKGMHARAAAEVVKLVNQFESTITIEHEGREVPADSLIHLLTLAANCGKQIQITAHGHDEQQAIAALSQLIVDGFYEKP; encoded by the coding sequence ATGATTAAACAACACTGCACCATAATCAACGCTAAAGGAATGCATGCGCGAGCGGCTGCCGAGGTGGTAAAGCTGGTTAATCAATTCGAATCGACCATCACCATAGAACACGAAGGCCGCGAAGTCCCGGCGGACAGTCTTATTCATCTGTTAACCCTGGCAGCGAATTGCGGCAAACAAATTCAAATTACCGCACACGGGCATGATGAACAACAAGCCATCGCAGCATTGAGTCAGTTAATTGTGGATGGATTCTACGAAAAACCCTGA
- the rapZ gene encoding RNase adapter RapZ has protein sequence MKRVILSGRSGSGKTVALRSLEDQGFYCVDNIPLSLIPQLVDTFEVKHQDLALGIDARSFPSDLEKFTDILEQIGQKGEKFQVFYIDADDATLLKRFSETRRRHPLTQSGYTLKEALAKERELLEPVALSADLLVDTTSMTPYALRDFIKERILVNHKAQMDVTFQSFGFKNGIPTDADYVFDVRCLPNPYWDPQLREFNGKDQPIIDYLESQPLVMELFWQLKVLLHTWLPRFEQDNRSYMTVAIGCTGGHHRSVFMAEKLASHFRKERPNTKVTHRDLKH, from the coding sequence ATGAAACGCGTTATTCTCAGTGGACGATCAGGCTCGGGGAAAACCGTCGCCTTGCGTTCATTAGAGGACCAAGGGTTCTACTGTGTCGACAACATTCCCTTGTCATTGATTCCACAATTAGTCGATACCTTCGAGGTGAAGCATCAAGATCTTGCTTTAGGCATTGACGCGCGCAGTTTCCCGTCAGACTTAGAGAAATTTACCGACATTCTTGAGCAAATTGGGCAAAAAGGTGAAAAGTTTCAAGTCTTCTATATCGATGCCGACGATGCGACTTTACTCAAGCGATTCAGTGAAACCCGCCGTCGTCACCCCTTAACCCAAAGCGGCTATACTCTCAAAGAAGCACTGGCGAAAGAACGCGAATTGCTCGAACCCGTAGCACTCAGTGCCGACCTCTTGGTCGACACCACATCAATGACACCCTATGCGCTACGCGACTTTATTAAAGAGCGCATTTTGGTGAATCATAAAGCGCAAATGGACGTTACTTTCCAGTCATTTGGCTTTAAAAATGGTATTCCAACCGACGCAGACTACGTCTTCGACGTACGCTGTCTGCCCAATCCATATTGGGATCCACAACTGAGAGAATTCAATGGGAAAGACCAACCCATCATCGATTATCTTGAAAGCCAACCGTTGGTCATGGAACTTTTTTGGCAATTAAAAGTATTGCTGCATACTTGGTTGCCACGTTTCGAACAGGACAATCGCAGTTATATGACGGTGGCGATTGGTTGCACTGGCGGGCATCACCGCAGTGTTTTTATGGCCGAGAAACTGGCATCGCATTTTCGCAAAGAACGTCCGAATACGAAAGTCACTCATCGTGACTTAAAACACTAG
- the ptsN gene encoding PTS IIA-like nitrogen regulatory protein PtsN, translating into MNLLSCLNPERTLVCAQVSSKKRAFEILSETLSSSCQSLSEQQVLDSLFNRERLGSTALGKGIAIPHGRCNGCDKAVCAILMLEEGVDYDAPDKQPVDILFAVLVPEKAHDEHLKTLSSIANLLKSDSFCRQLRNAYNNQALYDIVVAGLKKTEQVE; encoded by the coding sequence ATGAACCTACTTAGTTGTCTAAACCCTGAGCGCACTTTGGTGTGTGCTCAGGTCTCGAGTAAAAAACGAGCCTTTGAAATTCTCAGCGAAACCCTGTCGAGCTCTTGTCAATCTTTATCTGAACAGCAGGTCCTCGACAGTTTATTTAACCGCGAACGACTCGGCTCAACCGCCCTAGGCAAAGGTATCGCCATTCCTCACGGTCGCTGCAATGGTTGTGATAAAGCTGTCTGCGCCATACTCATGCTCGAAGAAGGTGTTGATTACGATGCACCAGACAAGCAACCTGTGGATATATTGTTCGCGGTTTTAGTGCCTGAAAAAGCACACGATGAACATTTAAAAACGCTTTCCTCCATCGCCAACCTACTCAAGTCTGATTCATTCTGTCGCCAACTGCGCAACGCATACAATAACCAAGCGCTGTATGATATAGTCGTCGCAGGCCTTAAAAAAACAGAACAAGTCGAATAA
- the hpf gene encoding ribosome hibernation promoting factor, which yields MQINLTGHHVDITDSLRNFVHEKFEKLERHFDHINNVHVILSVEKLRQIAEAKLNVNGGEIFANSENEDMYAAIDSLIDKLDRQVIKHKEKMIRH from the coding sequence ATGCAAATTAATTTGACCGGTCACCACGTCGATATCACAGACTCTCTACGAAACTTTGTTCATGAGAAGTTTGAGAAATTGGAGCGGCATTTTGATCACATTAATAATGTCCACGTGATTTTGAGTGTTGAGAAATTAAGGCAAATTGCAGAAGCAAAGCTAAACGTGAACGGTGGTGAAATTTTCGCTAACTCTGAAAATGAAGATATGTATGCGGCCATCGACTCCCTCATTGATAAGCTTGATCGACAAGTCATCAAGCACAAGGAAAAAATGATCCGACACTGA
- a CDS encoding RNA polymerase factor sigma-54 encodes MKPSLQLKIGQSLTMTPQLQQAIRLLQLSSLDLQNEIQEALESNPMLDANDELDNDSEKPNGEANKETDSSEIETSDALKNESLEKELAVDTQWEDWQYTPPSSGGRSDDDREFEYQGETSESLHDHLIWQLTMTPLSDRDKAIAYVLIDEIDEEGYLRTPLEEVIALLNDDDNEDLEEQVEIEEVAAVLHLIQSFDPIGVAARNLHECLQLQLNQFSDDIPFWAEAKELVDEHFEALASRNYKQILRQTKWPEDFLKEVVAFVQRLNPRPGSSISSSHSEYVVPDVFVSKKNDRWSVELNPDCAPKLRINADYASLIKRADSSSDNTFLKNNLQEAKWFIKSLQSRNETLLKVATSIVEKQLAFFEYGEEAMKPLVLSDIAEEVEMHESTVSRVTTQKFMHTPRGIFELKYFFSSHVSTASGGECSSTAIRALIKKLIAAENNAKPLSDNKIAALLKDQGINVARRTIAKYREAMNIPPSNERKSLI; translated from the coding sequence ATGAAGCCTTCTTTACAGCTTAAAATCGGTCAAAGTCTCACCATGACGCCACAGTTGCAGCAGGCGATACGGCTATTGCAACTCTCCAGTCTTGACCTACAAAATGAAATTCAAGAAGCGTTAGAGTCTAACCCTATGCTTGACGCAAATGACGAGCTTGATAACGATTCAGAAAAGCCCAATGGTGAAGCAAATAAAGAAACCGACAGCTCAGAGATCGAAACCTCGGATGCGCTAAAGAACGAATCGTTAGAAAAAGAGCTGGCCGTCGATACGCAGTGGGAAGACTGGCAATATACGCCGCCCTCAAGTGGTGGCCGCAGCGATGACGATCGCGAATTCGAATATCAAGGTGAAACCTCCGAGTCGTTGCATGACCATTTAATTTGGCAATTGACGATGACGCCGCTCTCAGACCGCGACAAAGCCATCGCCTATGTTTTAATTGATGAAATCGATGAAGAAGGTTATCTGCGTACGCCGTTAGAAGAAGTAATCGCCTTACTTAACGACGATGATAACGAAGACCTAGAAGAACAAGTCGAAATAGAAGAAGTTGCCGCCGTTTTGCACTTAATCCAATCGTTTGATCCGATTGGTGTCGCCGCCAGAAACCTGCACGAATGTTTGCAGTTGCAACTCAATCAATTCAGTGACGACATACCTTTTTGGGCCGAGGCGAAAGAGTTAGTCGATGAGCACTTTGAAGCCTTAGCGAGCCGCAATTACAAGCAAATATTACGTCAAACCAAATGGCCTGAAGACTTTCTCAAAGAAGTCGTGGCATTCGTTCAGCGGCTGAACCCTAGACCGGGAAGCTCGATTTCTTCGTCTCATTCGGAATACGTTGTTCCGGATGTTTTTGTAAGCAAGAAGAATGACCGCTGGAGCGTCGAACTAAATCCTGATTGTGCGCCAAAACTGCGCATTAATGCTGACTACGCCTCGTTAATAAAACGCGCTGATAGCAGTAGCGACAACACCTTTTTGAAGAACAACTTACAAGAAGCTAAATGGTTTATTAAAAGCCTGCAAAGTCGAAATGAAACATTACTCAAAGTCGCCACCAGTATCGTTGAAAAGCAATTAGCCTTTTTCGAATATGGCGAGGAAGCGATGAAGCCCTTGGTGCTCTCGGATATTGCAGAAGAAGTAGAGATGCACGAATCAACGGTTTCTCGCGTAACCACTCAAAAATTCATGCACACGCCGCGAGGCATTTTTGAGCTTAAGTACTTTTTCTCGAGCCATGTAAGTACTGCTAGTGGTGGTGAGTGCTCTTCGACGGCCATCCGAGCCTTGATCAAAAAGCTGATTGCTGCCGAAAACAACGCAAAACCGCTGAGCGATAATAAAATTGCAGCTTTGCTAAAGGATCAAGGCATCAACGTGGCACGTCGAACCATTGCAAAATATCGAGAAGCTATGAATATTCCACCATCAAATGAACGAAAATCTTTGATTTAA
- the lptB gene encoding LPS export ABC transporter ATP-binding protein, with protein MSELTAANLAKAYKGRQVVKDVSLKVGKGQIVGLLGPNGAGKTTSFYMIVGLVPQDSGKITLNGQDISQTAMHERAKLGLGYLPQEPSVFRKLSVADNIMSVLELRTELTQEQRQQEMEKLLGEFQIEHIKSSLGMSLSGGERRRVEIARALANNPQYILLDEPFAGVDPISINEIKHIIEQLKQRGLGVLITDHHVRETLSVCERAYIVSAGELIAAGTSEQVLNDPTVKKVYLGDEFNL; from the coding sequence ATGAGTGAACTCACTGCCGCTAACCTTGCCAAAGCTTACAAAGGTCGACAAGTTGTCAAAGACGTTTCATTAAAGGTTGGAAAAGGACAAATTGTCGGCTTATTAGGTCCCAATGGAGCCGGTAAAACCACGTCTTTTTACATGATTGTCGGCTTGGTACCGCAAGACAGCGGTAAAATTACACTGAATGGCCAAGATATTTCACAAACCGCCATGCACGAACGGGCTAAGCTTGGACTTGGCTACTTACCGCAGGAGCCATCGGTTTTTCGAAAATTAAGCGTTGCAGACAATATTATGTCGGTACTGGAGCTTCGCACTGAACTGACGCAGGAACAGCGACAACAAGAAATGGAAAAGCTGTTGGGCGAATTTCAAATTGAGCACATTAAATCCAGTCTAGGTATGAGTTTGTCCGGAGGTGAGCGACGGCGCGTTGAAATCGCTCGGGCACTGGCCAATAACCCTCAATATATCTTGTTGGATGAACCTTTTGCTGGTGTCGACCCTATCTCAATTAATGAAATAAAACACATCATTGAGCAACTCAAACAACGTGGACTGGGCGTCTTAATCACTGATCACCATGTTCGCGAAACCCTGTCAGTGTGTGAACGAGCCTATATTGTAAGTGCCGGAGAGTTAATTGCAGCGGGCACTTCTGAACAGGTTCTTAATGATCCGACGGTTAAGAAAGTTTATTTAGGCGATGAGTTCAATTTATAA
- a CDS encoding LptA/OstA family protein, with protein MTTNNLLSPLIVGCLLFASTSPSYALKSCQDNQFSAQSMKRSQGKTIASGNVELCTPEFSIEADYLEQQVNAQGKTLMAKGAPLKLYQADAGIAASVARLEYQSALLRLTFYKVTELVYQRDLNQQIAISADSIDYQFKTEQTSAEKSNIASSTKIVPSLMDIVGSPLRMTITQSNKPAITLMANATAFDFKTETLTLSGNVIIQQPQQAIYADTLIYRISDGSWEAPSNSQQRIKIVDTSQVQP; from the coding sequence ATGACAACAAATAACTTGTTATCACCGCTTATTGTCGGTTGCCTATTATTTGCGAGTACTAGTCCAAGTTACGCATTAAAAAGCTGTCAAGACAATCAGTTTTCCGCCCAGTCAATGAAGCGCTCGCAAGGTAAAACCATTGCCTCGGGTAATGTTGAGTTATGCACACCAGAGTTTTCAATCGAAGCCGACTACCTTGAGCAGCAGGTCAACGCTCAGGGCAAAACATTGATGGCAAAAGGAGCGCCTCTCAAGCTCTATCAAGCCGATGCTGGCATTGCAGCGTCAGTCGCACGACTTGAGTATCAATCGGCACTACTAAGACTGACTTTTTATAAGGTTACTGAGTTGGTTTATCAACGTGATTTAAACCAACAGATCGCCATTAGTGCTGACAGCATTGACTATCAATTCAAGACCGAACAAACCAGTGCGGAAAAATCCAATATTGCTTCCTCGACAAAAATTGTTCCTTCATTGATGGACATCGTTGGCTCGCCCTTGCGAATGACGATCACTCAGTCAAACAAACCCGCCATTACATTAATGGCAAACGCTACCGCTTTCGACTTTAAAACAGAAACGCTTACGCTGAGCGGAAATGTGATCATTCAACAACCACAACAAGCGATTTACGCCGATACTCTGATTTATCGAATCAGCGATGGCTCTTGGGAAGCGCCGTCAAATAGCCAACAACGAATTAAAATTGTCGACACATCACAGGTGCAACCATGA
- the lptC gene encoding LPS export ABC transporter periplasmic protein LptC — translation MRIRRRHTPYILTALVAVIFLVNYLRSPNSQPSDSQLSEHVVIQQFSQKQFDENGILVHRVEAATAEVNDHQMELTQPVLETLHQQISWRISAARASSQDHLKHIQFSEQVEIRQPQQQALSLTTESLSYDVAQKRLLSNQPVLLKDQFDTLTANRLMLDITSLDIELSDGVSGTQHDNK, via the coding sequence ATGAGAATTCGTCGTCGCCATACGCCTTATATACTCACCGCCTTGGTTGCGGTCATTTTTTTGGTGAACTATCTGCGCTCGCCAAATAGTCAGCCGTCTGACTCTCAACTATCTGAGCACGTCGTCATTCAACAGTTCAGTCAAAAACAGTTCGATGAAAACGGAATACTGGTGCACCGTGTCGAGGCGGCGACGGCTGAAGTGAATGACCACCAAATGGAGTTAACCCAGCCTGTACTTGAGACCCTACACCAACAAATCAGTTGGAGAATATCTGCAGCCCGCGCATCGAGCCAGGACCACCTAAAGCATATTCAATTTTCCGAACAGGTTGAGATCCGCCAACCACAACAACAAGCATTATCGTTAACGACTGAATCGCTGAGCTATGATGTTGCGCAAAAGCGCTTACTTTCGAACCAACCAGTACTATTAAAAGATCAGTTTGACACTCTCACTGCCAATCGATTGATGTTAGACATCACCAGTCTCGACATTGAATTAAGTGATGGAGTATCAGGGACTCAACATGACAACAAATAA
- a CDS encoding KdsC family phosphatase, translating into MSNQDYSSELLSRAAKIQLLIMDVDGVLSDGKVYYTNGGEEIKNFNIKDGLGIKLLHQNHIKTAIITGRQSDIVARRAAELGITSVFQGKSNKRDAFQQLLEQHQLEPSQVAHVGDDLPDLPLMQLAGLGIAVSDANWFVKHNADWTTPSAGGQGAVRDIAELLLSSRNLLEQVYQDYLTP; encoded by the coding sequence ATGTCAAACCAAGACTACTCTTCAGAATTACTCTCTCGCGCCGCAAAGATTCAGCTTTTAATCATGGATGTAGATGGTGTGTTAAGCGATGGCAAAGTCTATTACACCAATGGCGGCGAAGAAATAAAGAACTTCAATATTAAAGACGGCTTGGGTATTAAGCTCCTACATCAAAACCACATCAAAACCGCAATCATTACCGGACGCCAATCGGACATTGTTGCGCGTCGAGCAGCAGAGCTAGGTATTACTAGTGTGTTTCAAGGCAAAAGCAATAAGCGCGATGCTTTCCAGCAGCTGCTTGAGCAACATCAGCTTGAGCCATCTCAAGTCGCGCACGTGGGTGATGATTTGCCAGATCTTCCTTTAATGCAGCTCGCTGGCCTCGGCATTGCGGTAAGCGACGCTAACTGGTTTGTAAAACACAACGCCGACTGGACAACCCCAAGCGCAGGAGGACAAGGAGCCGTTCGAGACATTGCCGAACTACTGCTCAGCAGCCGCAACCTTCTAGAGCAAGTTTACCAAGACTACTTAACGCCATGA
- a CDS encoding KpsF/GutQ family sugar-phosphate isomerase has protein sequence MQDPKHLIDLGLSVLTIEIAALEKLRHSINQQFAEACQILLACQGRVVVTGMGKSGHIGNKIAATLASTGTPSFFVHPGEASHGDLGMITRGDVVLALSNSGETEEITAILPVIKRKNVPLISMTGNPNSTLAQLADVNLDTSVEQEACTLNLAPTASTTSALVMGDALAITLLDARGFSPDDFALSHPGGSLGRKLLLKVSDIMHKNGEVPCVSEDLLLKQALLEMTQKRLGMTAVVTTDNELLGVFTDGDLRRSIERNVDFTTSTIGDLMTRNCFTIEPDMLAVEAVQIMEQKSVNALIVTDENNKVVGALNMHDLLKAGVV, from the coding sequence ATGCAAGACCCTAAACATTTGATCGATTTGGGACTTTCTGTCCTGACCATCGAGATTGCAGCACTAGAAAAGTTGCGCCACTCAATCAATCAACAATTTGCTGAGGCCTGCCAGATCCTACTCGCCTGTCAAGGTCGTGTCGTGGTCACAGGCATGGGAAAATCGGGGCATATTGGCAACAAAATCGCAGCAACTTTGGCCAGCACAGGCACGCCTTCCTTCTTCGTTCACCCTGGAGAAGCCAGTCATGGCGATCTCGGAATGATCACCCGCGGCGATGTCGTGCTAGCACTATCAAACTCCGGTGAAACCGAAGAAATAACCGCCATATTGCCGGTTATTAAGCGTAAAAATGTGCCTCTAATCAGTATGACCGGCAACCCAAATTCTACGCTTGCTCAACTAGCCGATGTCAACCTTGACACCAGTGTCGAGCAAGAAGCCTGTACACTCAATTTGGCCCCAACGGCTTCAACGACCTCTGCTCTAGTCATGGGTGATGCATTGGCCATAACCTTACTCGATGCGCGCGGCTTCAGCCCCGATGACTTTGCATTATCTCACCCAGGCGGCAGCTTGGGCCGCAAACTGCTACTTAAAGTCAGCGATATTATGCATAAAAATGGCGAGGTCCCCTGCGTCAGTGAAGACTTATTGCTTAAACAAGCCTTGTTAGAAATGACCCAGAAACGACTGGGCATGACCGCTGTTGTTACCACAGATAACGAATTACTAGGCGTGTTTACTGACGGTGATTTACGCCGTTCTATTGAACGCAACGTCGACTTTACCACATCGACCATCGGTGACTTGATGACTCGCAACTGCTTTACTATTGAACCGGATATGCTGGCGGTAGAAGCGGTGCAAATTATGGAACAAAAATCAGTGAATGCTTTGATCGTGACCGATGAAAATAACAAAGTCGTTGGCGCACTCAACATGCACGATTTACTGAAAGCCGGAGTCGTTTAA
- a CDS encoding calcium/sodium antiporter — MMFQYFALVVSGIALLVWSADRFTDGAAAFARNLGVSPLIVGLTIVAIGSSAPEIFISLNASLSNNPEIGLGNAIGSNITNIAFVLGISALIKPLHVESGTIKREFPVLLGITLWASFLLLDGDLTAMESWPLIVGLTIYVGWLIRVGMKTRVRQDLMLQEIVDELPDTMTNSRAVMWIVIGMVLLQVSSKMLVYGASNIAAHFGISDLIIGSTIIAIGTSLPELAASVAGVLKDEDEMALGNVIGSNIFNLLAVMSLPGIIIGIEFHNNTDNVLYLNVLPMIGLTLAMGIMGYGFAGKKGHINRIEGGLLVGAFIAWLAMSALAELGRI; from the coding sequence ATGATGTTTCAATATTTCGCGCTTGTCGTGTCCGGAATTGCTTTGCTCGTATGGAGCGCCGATAGGTTTACCGATGGTGCCGCAGCTTTCGCTCGTAACCTTGGTGTAAGCCCTCTCATCGTCGGCCTCACCATCGTTGCCATCGGCTCGTCAGCACCTGAAATATTCATCTCTTTAAACGCTTCTTTATCCAACAATCCTGAAATTGGGCTGGGCAACGCCATTGGCTCGAACATCACCAACATCGCCTTTGTACTTGGTATTTCAGCATTAATTAAGCCGCTTCATGTTGAGTCTGGCACGATTAAGCGTGAGTTTCCGGTACTACTCGGTATTACTCTTTGGGCTTCATTTTTGCTCCTCGACGGTGATCTCACGGCTATGGAATCCTGGCCTCTCATTGTTGGACTAACCATCTATGTTGGCTGGCTCATTCGTGTCGGAATGAAAACTCGCGTCCGCCAAGATTTAATGCTGCAAGAAATCGTCGATGAGTTACCCGATACGATGACCAATTCAAGAGCAGTGATGTGGATCGTGATCGGTATGGTGCTACTGCAAGTCAGCTCGAAAATGCTGGTTTATGGAGCCTCGAACATCGCCGCACATTTTGGAATCAGTGACTTAATCATTGGTTCAACCATTATCGCCATTGGCACCAGTTTGCCTGAATTAGCAGCATCGGTTGCCGGTGTTCTTAAAGATGAAGATGAAATGGCTTTAGGTAACGTCATTGGTTCGAATATCTTCAATTTACTCGCAGTCATGAGTTTGCCCGGTATCATTATCGGTATCGAGTTCCACAATAATACCGATAATGTATTGTACCTAAACGTGCTGCCGATGATTGGACTAACGCTTGCCATGGGTATCATGGGCTACGGCTTTGCCGGTAAAAAAGGCCACATCAACCGGATTGAAGGCGGACTTTTAGTCGGTGCATTTATCGCGTGGCTGGCCATGTCAGCGTTAGCCGAGCTCGGACGAATCTAG
- a CDS encoding BolA family protein: MTPEEIKTLLNEAFEGAEIAADSDGSHFKVRIVAEVFAGQRPVKKQQMVYQVLNEHIKSGAIHALSIETYTPEEWAKASAFNLG; encoded by the coding sequence ATGACTCCTGAAGAAATTAAAACGCTTTTAAATGAGGCATTTGAAGGGGCCGAGATCGCTGCAGACAGCGATGGTAGCCATTTTAAGGTGCGCATTGTGGCAGAAGTGTTTGCTGGGCAGCGCCCAGTTAAGAAGCAACAAATGGTATATCAAGTATTGAATGAGCACATCAAAAGTGGTGCGATTCATGCGTTATCCATTGAAACTTATACCCCTGAAGAGTGGGCGAAAGCGAGCGCTTTCAATTTAGGTTAG